The following coding sequences lie in one Candidatus Nitrospira allomarina genomic window:
- a CDS encoding tryptophanase, producing the protein MFNAIIEPFRIKMVEHIRMTTETERRELIANVGYNVFRLHSDDVLIDLLTDSGTGAMSAKQWAAIMRGDESYAGSPSFYRFEAAVQELMGFPLVIPTHQGRAAERILFSTICKAGDVVPNNTHFDTTRANVEFTGAKAVDLPCPELADLSSEFPFKGNMDVESLRAVFQKEGRDRIPLVMVTVTNNSGGGQPVSMANIREVAEVCRAFDRPLYLDACRIAENAYFIKLREPGYAGKMVRDIVREMCDLADGCTMSAKKDAIVNIGGFLATRNAELAQQEQNLLILTEGFPTYGGLAGRDLEAMAVGLHEGVEEDYLQYRITSTGYLGNHLHEAGVPTLRPPGGHAIYLDAARFAPHLQPLDLPGISLCVELYVLGGIRAVEIGTAMFGKRNVETGKEEPGPRELVRLAIPRRVYTQSHVDYIIEVVEEAFRRREGLKAFRFLEQAPFLRHFTARYGMAE; encoded by the coding sequence ATGTTTAACGCGATCATCGAACCCTTTCGAATCAAAATGGTCGAACATATCCGTATGACGACAGAAACCGAACGCCGGGAATTAATTGCCAATGTCGGGTATAACGTATTTCGGCTGCACTCCGATGATGTCCTGATCGATCTCCTGACCGATAGTGGCACCGGGGCCATGAGTGCCAAACAGTGGGCGGCCATAATGCGGGGGGATGAAAGTTATGCAGGAAGTCCTTCGTTTTACCGGTTTGAAGCTGCGGTACAGGAACTCATGGGATTCCCGCTTGTCATTCCCACCCATCAGGGAAGGGCGGCGGAACGCATCTTGTTTTCCACCATCTGCAAGGCTGGTGACGTGGTTCCCAATAATACGCACTTCGATACGACCAGGGCCAACGTGGAATTTACCGGAGCCAAAGCGGTGGACTTGCCTTGTCCCGAGCTAGCGGACCTCTCCAGTGAGTTTCCCTTCAAAGGCAATATGGATGTCGAAAGTCTTCGCGCAGTTTTCCAAAAAGAAGGGCGCGACCGTATTCCGTTGGTGATGGTCACCGTCACCAATAATTCCGGTGGAGGCCAACCGGTCTCGATGGCCAACATCAGAGAAGTGGCCGAGGTCTGCCGCGCCTTTGACCGCCCGTTGTACCTGGATGCCTGCCGGATTGCAGAAAATGCCTATTTCATTAAACTGCGGGAACCGGGATATGCGGGCAAAATGGTCCGCGACATTGTTCGTGAAATGTGCGATCTGGCCGATGGCTGTACCATGTCCGCAAAAAAGGATGCCATTGTGAACATTGGCGGATTTCTCGCCACACGCAACGCCGAGTTGGCCCAACAAGAGCAAAACCTGTTGATCTTAACCGAGGGGTTCCCCACCTATGGGGGCTTGGCCGGTCGGGATTTGGAAGCGATGGCGGTAGGATTACATGAAGGCGTGGAGGAAGATTACCTCCAGTATCGCATTACCTCCACGGGGTATCTGGGGAACCATTTGCATGAAGCCGGTGTGCCGACCCTCCGGCCCCCCGGTGGACATGCCATCTACCTGGATGCGGCCCGCTTCGCACCGCATCTCCAACCGCTCGATCTACCGGGTATTTCGCTCTGTGTGGAGTTATACGTATTGGGAGGCATTCGGGCGGTGGAAATCGGCACCGCGATGTTTGGCAAGCGCAATGTCGAAACCGGGAAAGAAGAGCCGGGCCCTCGTGAACTTGTTCGGTTGGCGATTCCCAGGCGGGTCTACACCCAAAGTCATGTGGATTATATTATCGAAGTGGTGGAAGAAGCGTTCCGGCGGCGTGAGGGCTTGAAGGCGTTTCGATTTCTGGAGCAAGCGCCCTTTCTCCGACATTTCACCGCTCGATATGGGATGGCAGAATGA
- a CDS encoding succinylglutamate desuccinylase/aspartoacylase domain-containing protein, producing MSLARPIPRWEAPTPQDVGQTVEDFLMKLGEPTFLWLPGLDTTRTRAMCTLLHGNEPSGVRALHRWIREGRQPQVNVLCFIGSIGAALTRPMFSHRYAPEGTDLNRCFRSPFEGPEGNIAQAMLHELHQVQPEALIDFHNTSGRSPAYGVTTLNRETHETLTGVFCDHLIVTDLRLGTLMEATEYDWPTVTIEAGWAQDPQADELAFRGFTRYAMAMNFSDISSPVTVLHHPIRVELQEGATVAYNGGPVSEVDLTLPSDVDRLNFGLWSREETLGWVGKRGLDVLWAKNAMGQNVSKAIFSVHNGELRLAHPSRLMMVTTNAEIAQSDCLFYILPDS from the coding sequence ATGAGCCTCGCACGACCTATACCCAGGTGGGAAGCACCCACACCACAAGACGTGGGACAGACGGTTGAGGATTTCCTGATGAAGCTTGGTGAGCCGACCTTTCTTTGGCTTCCTGGCCTGGATACCACGCGCACGCGGGCCATGTGTACCTTATTGCACGGTAATGAACCCTCAGGGGTGCGCGCCCTTCATCGATGGATCCGGGAAGGACGCCAACCCCAGGTCAATGTGCTCTGTTTTATCGGATCCATCGGAGCGGCCTTGACCAGACCAATGTTTTCTCATCGATACGCACCAGAAGGCACAGATCTCAATCGGTGTTTTCGGTCTCCATTTGAGGGGCCGGAAGGGAATATCGCCCAAGCCATGCTCCACGAACTGCATCAGGTCCAACCTGAAGCCTTGATTGACTTTCATAACACCTCGGGTCGAAGTCCGGCATATGGTGTGACCACCCTGAACCGGGAAACCCATGAAACATTGACGGGAGTCTTTTGTGATCATCTGATTGTGACCGATTTGCGGTTAGGCACATTAATGGAAGCGACGGAATACGACTGGCCGACCGTCACCATTGAAGCAGGCTGGGCACAAGATCCACAGGCCGATGAGCTGGCCTTTCGGGGATTTACACGGTATGCCATGGCCATGAATTTTTCAGATATCTCGTCACCGGTGACCGTGCTCCATCATCCCATTCGAGTGGAACTGCAGGAAGGGGCCACCGTGGCCTATAACGGTGGACCGGTTTCCGAAGTGGATCTCACCCTTCCTTCAGATGTGGATCGATTGAATTTTGGACTGTGGTCCCGGGAGGAAACGCTGGGGTGGGTGGGGAAACGGGGCTTGGATGTCCTGTGGGCCAAGAATGCGATGGGGCAAAACGTCAGCAAAGCGATTTTCTCCGTGCACAACGGCGAACTTCGATTGGCTCATCCCAGTCGGCTCATGATGGTCACGACAAACGCAGAAATCGCCCAAAGCGATTGCCTCTTCTACATCCTCCCTGATTCGTGA
- a CDS encoding PKD domain-containing protein has protein sequence MAEEIRRCHLRPHVWNRHSYGMDHSRTPLVKIRASPARDVAPSTVSLRVSTDSVPEVELIAWDYEGDGRFDAEGPHLHSQTVTFSHAGHFSPRVIVTNTQGQTFEATTDVVLENPEDLQAALNARWRGMLGALAKQDIEGAVAFVATRRRDAMRHDWTVLADHLGEIANPFSVPLQLTDGQGFRVIAKSADPLPMGEIQFPLDVCGKRIINGISKIFKTRNFLKSNPG, from the coding sequence ATGGCTGAGGAAATCCGCAGGTGCCATCTTCGTCCTCATGTGTGGAATCGGCATTCCTACGGCATGGATCACAGCAGGACGCCTCTGGTGAAAATACGGGCATCCCCGGCACGGGATGTCGCACCGAGCACTGTGAGCTTGAGAGTGTCTACGGATTCGGTCCCTGAAGTGGAACTGATAGCCTGGGATTATGAAGGCGATGGAAGATTTGACGCAGAAGGGCCTCATCTCCATTCTCAGACCGTCACCTTCTCACATGCCGGACACTTTTCCCCTCGCGTGATTGTGACAAATACACAGGGTCAAACCTTTGAAGCGACGACCGACGTGGTATTAGAGAATCCGGAAGATCTCCAGGCTGCCCTCAATGCCCGGTGGCGGGGCATGCTGGGAGCCTTGGCGAAGCAGGATATTGAGGGGGCTGTCGCGTTTGTGGCTACCAGAAGGCGTGATGCCATGCGACATGATTGGACCGTGCTGGCCGATCATTTAGGAGAGATCGCCAATCCTTTTTCCGTTCCCCTTCAACTGACAGATGGGCAAGGATTTCGGGTGATAGCCAAATCAGCGGACCCATTGCCGATGGGGGAAATCCAATTTCCTTTAGATGTGTGTGGGAAGCGGATCATCAATGGTATATCAAAAATTTTTAAAACCCGGAATTTCTTGAAATCCAATCCTGGCTGA
- a CDS encoding type I restriction-modification system subunit M, whose amino-acid sequence MLTGEIRNQVDQIWNAFWSGGVSNPLSVIEQITYLLFIKRLDELHTLEESKAQTLGIPMERRIFPEGTDEKGRAYEDMRWTRFKNFEPREMMAVVDEHVFPFLRSLGAEGSSYGRHMKDARLGFSNPALLAKAVEMLDKIPMEDRDTKGDLYEYMLGKIASAGQNGQFRTPRHIIQLMVELTKPTPKDVICDPASGTCGFLVAAGEYLRQHHAALFRDEKKRKHFHEQMFHGFDFDPTMLRIGSMNMTLHGVENPDVSYRDSLAQDHTADAGTYSLILANPPFAGSLDYEATAKDLQQIVKTKKTELLFLALFLRLLKTGGRAAVIVPDGVLFGSSKAHKELRRMLVEEHKLDAVIKLPSGVFRPYAGVSTAILVFTKTGVGGTDHVWFYDLQADGFSLDDKRTPLLAGEKLGVCPSEEINDEEHAKNNLPDLLMRWTEHEGNERDNVRTAQSFCVPKDEISATGSYDLSLNCYKKVEHEEQHHDAPADIIRELRGLEKEISDGLNKLEEMMG is encoded by the coding sequence ATGCTGACGGGTGAAATTCGCAATCAGGTCGATCAAATCTGGAATGCTTTCTGGTCTGGAGGGGTTTCAAATCCGCTTTCGGTCATTGAGCAGATCACCTACCTGTTATTCATCAAGCGGCTTGATGAGTTGCATACTCTTGAAGAAAGCAAAGCGCAGACGCTCGGGATTCCGATGGAGCGTCGGATATTCCCGGAAGGCACCGACGAAAAGGGGAGGGCATACGAAGACATGCGTTGGACCCGGTTCAAAAACTTTGAACCGCGCGAAATGATGGCGGTGGTGGATGAGCATGTTTTTCCCTTCCTGCGTAGTTTAGGAGCGGAGGGGTCTAGTTACGGTCGCCATATGAAGGATGCCCGTTTGGGCTTCAGCAACCCTGCGCTTCTCGCCAAGGCCGTCGAAATGCTCGACAAAATTCCCATGGAGGATCGAGACACCAAGGGGGACCTCTATGAGTACATGCTGGGTAAGATCGCGAGCGCCGGACAAAACGGACAGTTCCGGACACCGCGCCATATCATCCAGCTTATGGTGGAGTTGACCAAGCCAACACCGAAAGATGTGATCTGCGACCCCGCTTCGGGTACTTGCGGATTTCTGGTTGCTGCCGGAGAGTATTTGCGCCAGCATCACGCAGCCCTGTTTCGTGACGAGAAAAAGCGCAAACACTTCCACGAACAAATGTTTCATGGATTTGATTTCGACCCGACCATGCTGCGCATCGGATCTATGAACATGACCCTGCACGGGGTCGAAAATCCCGATGTCAGTTACCGTGACAGTTTGGCCCAGGATCACACGGCTGATGCCGGGACCTATTCGCTGATCCTTGCTAATCCGCCCTTTGCCGGATCCCTTGATTACGAGGCCACGGCCAAAGACCTTCAGCAGATCGTCAAGACCAAGAAGACCGAATTGCTTTTCCTTGCCCTGTTTCTGCGCCTACTGAAGACCGGCGGGCGGGCGGCGGTCATCGTCCCGGACGGCGTGCTGTTTGGCTCATCGAAGGCACACAAAGAATTGCGCCGCATGCTGGTGGAGGAGCATAAGCTCGATGCGGTCATCAAACTTCCCTCGGGGGTGTTCCGTCCCTATGCAGGTGTCTCGACCGCGATCCTGGTGTTCACAAAAACCGGTGTCGGCGGCACCGATCACGTCTGGTTCTACGATCTTCAAGCTGATGGCTTCTCACTCGATGATAAGCGCACGCCACTATTGGCGGGAGAAAAGCTTGGCGTTTGTCCGAGCGAGGAGATCAATGACGAAGAGCACGCGAAGAACAACCTTCCCGACCTTCTGATGCGTTGGACTGAACACGAGGGGAATGAGCGTGACAATGTTCGCACAGCACAAAGTTTCTGCGTACCGAAGGACGAGATTAGTGCCACGGGCAGCTATGACCTTTCTCTTAACTGTTACAAGAAAGTTGAGCACGAAGAGCAACACCACGACGCCCCAGCCGATATCATTCGCGAACTCCGAGGGCTAGAAAAAGAGATTTCTGACGGCCTCAACAAGCTTGAGGAGATGATGGGATGA
- a CDS encoding restriction endonuclease subunit S has product MNLEVLSEIAEIHSGAGFPKKYQGETQGDLPFAKVGDISNAKREEGKTISRAENYVTKQIAQQLRAKVFPKNSIVFAKIGEAIRKNNRAITSLPMTFDNNVMGIIPNAEKVSPQYLYHFLETVDFYTLANSTTVPSIRKTDMEKLEIPLPPLEEQKRIAAILDQADALRRLRQRAIDRLNELGQAIFYEMFGDPATNPMGWPTEKCGTLCERITVGIVVRPASYYQPSGVPAIRGTNIKPSGIDLSDVVYFSESDNETRLSKTRVWEGDLVIVRSGRPGLAAVVSKGLSGVNSIDVLIATPSKHKVKSYFLRDLINSKGGKAIVLSESKGQVQQHFNVGSLSDADLILPPMRLQTEYELMVSDIERQMTQLRKGVDRTSDLFGTLQHRAFRGEL; this is encoded by the coding sequence ATGAATTTGGAGGTGTTGAGTGAAATCGCTGAAATCCACTCAGGTGCGGGATTCCCCAAAAAGTATCAGGGGGAGACCCAAGGGGATTTACCATTTGCTAAAGTTGGGGACATCTCAAATGCGAAACGAGAAGAAGGAAAAACAATTTCACGAGCCGAAAACTATGTGACCAAACAAATAGCGCAGCAACTTCGAGCCAAAGTTTTCCCAAAAAACTCAATCGTATTTGCAAAAATTGGTGAAGCTATTCGTAAAAATAATCGGGCGATCACATCTTTGCCCATGACATTTGATAACAATGTGATGGGAATAATTCCTAATGCTGAAAAAGTATCCCCCCAATACCTTTACCACTTTCTCGAAACAGTTGATTTCTACACTTTAGCCAATTCTACAACTGTACCCTCCATCCGCAAAACGGACATGGAGAAGCTGGAAATCCCACTCCCACCCCTCGAAGAGCAAAAACGTATTGCGGCGATCCTTGATCAGGCCGATGCATTGCGCCGCCTTCGTCAGCGCGCCATCGATCGCCTGAACGAACTCGGTCAGGCGATTTTCTATGAGATGTTTGGTGATCCTGCGACCAACCCAATGGGATGGCCAACGGAAAAGTGCGGCACTCTGTGCGAGAGAATTACTGTAGGAATCGTCGTCAGGCCAGCGTCTTACTACCAGCCATCCGGAGTCCCGGCGATCCGGGGAACGAATATCAAACCCAGTGGCATTGATCTTAGCGACGTAGTTTATTTTTCTGAAAGCGACAATGAAACTCGTCTTTCAAAAACACGTGTTTGGGAGGGTGATCTTGTCATTGTTCGATCGGGTAGACCAGGTCTAGCAGCAGTCGTTTCTAAGGGACTAAGTGGCGTCAATTCGATAGATGTTCTAATCGCAACCCCGTCAAAACATAAAGTAAAATCCTATTTCTTAAGAGATTTGATCAACTCCAAGGGCGGAAAGGCAATTGTGCTTTCGGAAAGCAAGGGTCAGGTTCAACAACATTTTAATGTGGGGTCTCTCTCTGACGCCGATCTAATTCTTCCTCCAATGCGGCTTCAGACGGAGTACGAGCTAATGGTGAGTGACATTGAACGGCAGATGACGCAATTGCGGAAGGGAGTGGACAGAACCAGTGATCTTTTTGGCACTCTCCAACACCGCGCCTTTCGAGGGGAACTATAA